One window from the genome of Mastacembelus armatus chromosome 18, fMasArm1.2, whole genome shotgun sequence encodes:
- the ccs gene encoding copper chaperone for superoxide dismutase, which yields MDSERPTKLEFAVQMTCESCADKIRAALEAKPGVQSVSIDVSKEQVLVESALTTAEVHALIESTGRRAVLKGIGGSEQDLGSAVAMLAGSGPIQGVVRLLQLSEERCLIDGTIDGLEPGPHGLHVHTLGDLTLDCLSCGEHYNPLGRQHGGPGDSERHVGDLGNIIAGPDGRASFRLEDSQVKVWDVIGRSLVVDAGEDDLGRGGHPLSKQTGNSGERLACGIIARSAGLFQNPKRICACDGVMLWEERDVPIAGKGRSKANTETPPAHL from the exons ATGGACTCAGAGAGGCCAACCAAG CTGGAGTTTGCAGTGCAGATGACGTGTGAGAGCTGTGCAGATAAAATCAGAGCCGCTTTGGAGGCTAAACCAG GAGTGCAGTCCGTCAGTATTGATGTCAGTAAAGAGCAGGTGCTGGTGGAGTCCGCTCTGACCACTGCAGAGGTGCATGCTCTGATAGAAAGCACGGGGCGCAGGGCGGTATTGAAAGGTATCGGCGGATCAGAGCAAG ACCTGGGTTCAGCAGTGGCCATGCTGGCTGGTTCGGGACCAATCCAGGGGGTGGTGCGTTTGCTGCAGCTGTCTGAGGAGCGTTGCCTGATTGATGGGACCATTGATGGATTGGAGCCTGGACCCCACGGCCTCCACGTCCACACTCTGGGGGACCTCACACTAGACTGCCTCAG TTGTGGAGAGCACTATAATCCCTTAGGAAGACAACATGGTGGTCCAGGGGACTCTGAAAGG CATGTAGGTGATCTGGGAAATATTATTGCTGGACCAGATGGCAGAGCCTCATTTAGACTAGAAGACAGTCAAGtgaag GTATGGGATGTGATTGGTCGATCGCTAGTAGTGGACGCTGGGGAGGACGACCTGGGTCGAGGTGGCCACCCTCTCTCAAAGCAGACTGGAAACTCTGGTGAAAG ACTGGCCTGTGGGATCATTGCCCGATCTGCAGGCCTTTTCCAAAATCCCAAACGGATTTGTGCCTGTGATGGGGTCATGCTGTGGGAGGAGAGAGACGTGCCGATAGCTGGGAAGGGTCGGAGCAAGGCCAATACAGAGACGCCACCAGCACACCTCTGA